The Microbacterium paraoxydans genome includes a window with the following:
- a CDS encoding flavin reductase family protein: MTPDPHTTPHPAAPVPTPVGEGLKAAFRTHPAGVAIITAQGPDGPVGLTASSVSSVAVDPAAIVFSVTRATGSAGAILGADTFVVHLIDDEHSALAQSFAVSGSERFTPEQGWTTLPTGEPHLAEARVALRCRAIQTVPVGSSTVVIAEVLEVLTGRPARPLVYIDRRFHALSHDTAL; the protein is encoded by the coding sequence ATGACCCCCGACCCGCACACCACCCCGCACCCCGCCGCTCCGGTGCCCACGCCGGTCGGGGAGGGGCTCAAGGCGGCGTTCCGCACCCACCCCGCCGGTGTCGCCATCATCACGGCGCAGGGTCCGGACGGCCCCGTCGGCCTCACGGCGTCGAGCGTGTCGTCGGTCGCGGTCGACCCGGCGGCGATCGTGTTCTCGGTGACCAGGGCGACCGGGAGCGCCGGGGCCATCCTCGGCGCCGACACCTTCGTCGTGCACCTCATCGACGACGAGCACTCCGCGCTCGCCCAGAGCTTCGCGGTGAGCGGCTCCGAGCGCTTCACGCCCGAGCAGGGCTGGACGACGCTGCCGACCGGCGAGCCGCACCTGGCGGAGGCCCGTGTCGCCCTGCGCTGCCGGGCGATCCAGACCGTGCCCGTCGGTTCGTCGACCGTGGTGATCGCCGAGGTGCTCGAGGTGCTCACCGGCCGCCCGGCCCGCCCGCTCGTCTACATCGACCGCCGATTCCACGCCCTGTCCCACGACACCGCCCTCTGA
- a CDS encoding superoxide dismutase, translating into MSTPYTLPELPYDYSALEPHISGKIMELHHSKHHQAYVTGANTALEQLAAARDSGDLGAVNKLEKDLAFNLGGHINHSVFWQNLSPEGGGAPEGELSAALADSFGSIDGFRAHFTATALGVQGSGWAVLAWDSVGARPVIFQLFDQQGNAPLGVIPLLQLDVWEHAYYLDYLNVRADYVKAFWNLVNWPDVQRRFETARTATAGLLVP; encoded by the coding sequence ATGTCCACTCCGTACACGCTCCCCGAGCTGCCCTACGACTACTCGGCACTGGAACCGCACATCTCCGGCAAGATCATGGAGCTGCACCACTCCAAGCACCACCAGGCCTACGTGACCGGCGCGAACACGGCGCTGGAGCAGCTCGCGGCGGCCCGCGACAGCGGCGACCTCGGAGCGGTCAACAAGCTCGAGAAGGACCTCGCGTTCAACCTCGGCGGCCACATCAACCACTCCGTGTTCTGGCAGAACCTCTCGCCCGAGGGCGGCGGGGCTCCGGAGGGCGAGCTCTCGGCGGCGCTCGCGGACTCATTCGGGTCGATCGACGGTTTCCGCGCGCACTTCACCGCGACGGCCCTCGGCGTGCAGGGCTCCGGTTGGGCCGTGCTCGCCTGGGACTCGGTGGGCGCTCGTCCCGTGATCTTCCAGCTCTTCGATCAGCAGGGCAACGCGCCGCTCGGCGTCATCCCGCTGCTGCAGCTCGACGTGTGGGAGCACGCCTACTACCTCGACTACCTCAACGTGCGGGCGGACTACGTCAAGGCGTTCTGGAACCTCGTGAACTGGCCCGACGTGCAGCGCCGCTTCGAGACGGCGCGCACCGCGACCGCGGGTCTCCTCGTCCCCTGA
- a CDS encoding metal-sensitive transcriptional regulator has protein sequence MTTVDTDTQRKIANRLKRAQGQLGAVIAAVESGGDCRAVVTQLAAVTSALDKAGFQIIASAMKTCLEDPAQDDAVPLPDLEKLFLTLA, from the coding sequence ATGACCACCGTCGACACCGACACGCAGCGCAAGATCGCCAACCGCCTCAAGCGCGCCCAGGGACAGCTCGGCGCCGTGATCGCCGCGGTCGAGAGCGGCGGCGACTGCCGGGCCGTCGTCACGCAGCTGGCCGCCGTGACCTCCGCGTTGGACAAGGCCGGGTTCCAGATCATCGCCTCCGCCATGAAGACCTGCCTGGAGGACCCCGCGCAGGACGACGCCGTCCCCCTCCCCGACCTGGAGAAGCTCTTCCTCACCCTCGCCTGA
- a CDS encoding FAD-dependent oxidoreductase yields MSAPLRVVIVGGIAGGMSAATRLRRLEESADIVVFERGPEVSYANCGLPYYVGGVIEERDALLLQTPESLHRRFRLDVRVRHDVVGIDTARKTVEVVDLDSGHRSTHPYDRLVLATGARPRGDEPTGALPARSLRTVADADAIAAALRPGLPVVVVGGGYTGLEAVENLVARGAAVTLVQRGAQLLAPLDPEMAAPLAAEVRRRGVDVRLGVEVVATAADSVTLSDGATLPAEFLVDASGVVPEVGLARAAGIRLGETGGIAVDEACRTSAPDVFAVGDGVEKTDLIGGGAALVTMAGLANRHGRMVADVIAGREESARPALGTGIVQMFGLAAAKTGWSEKQLRAGGRGFFAVHVHPASHAGYYPGAETLSMKLLADPATDRILGAQIVGRDGVDKRIDVIATALQAGVTASGLAHLELAYAPQFGSAKDAVNILGYVAENTRNGTTPTVQWHELDDALQAGSTLIDVRSVAEHTNGAIPGARNIPLDELRDRLDELPDGPLVVHCQVGLRGHIATRLLRQHGREVRNLDGGYRTWQDATAEC; encoded by the coding sequence ATGAGCGCGCCGCTCCGCGTCGTCATCGTCGGTGGCATCGCCGGCGGCATGTCGGCGGCGACCCGGCTTCGGCGGCTCGAGGAGTCCGCGGACATCGTCGTCTTCGAGCGCGGGCCCGAGGTCTCCTACGCCAACTGCGGCCTGCCCTACTACGTGGGCGGCGTGATCGAGGAGCGCGACGCCCTCCTGCTGCAGACCCCGGAGTCGCTGCACCGCCGCTTCCGACTCGACGTCCGCGTCCGTCACGACGTCGTCGGCATCGACACCGCGCGCAAGACGGTCGAGGTCGTCGATCTCGACAGCGGCCACCGCAGCACCCACCCGTACGACCGCCTCGTGCTCGCCACCGGTGCCCGGCCTCGCGGCGACGAGCCGACCGGGGCCCTCCCCGCGCGGAGCCTGCGGACCGTGGCGGATGCCGATGCGATCGCCGCGGCCCTCCGCCCCGGCCTGCCGGTGGTCGTCGTGGGCGGCGGGTACACGGGACTCGAGGCCGTGGAGAACCTCGTCGCCCGGGGGGCCGCGGTCACCCTGGTGCAACGCGGTGCCCAGCTGCTCGCCCCGCTGGATCCGGAGATGGCCGCCCCTCTGGCGGCCGAGGTCCGGCGCCGCGGGGTTGACGTGCGACTCGGCGTCGAGGTCGTGGCCACGGCCGCGGATTCCGTGACCCTGAGCGACGGTGCCACCCTCCCCGCGGAGTTCCTCGTCGATGCCTCCGGGGTCGTGCCCGAGGTCGGACTCGCCCGCGCCGCCGGGATCCGTCTTGGCGAGACCGGCGGCATCGCGGTCGACGAGGCGTGCCGCACCAGTGCCCCGGACGTCTTCGCGGTCGGCGACGGCGTCGAGAAGACCGACCTCATCGGCGGCGGTGCGGCGCTGGTGACCATGGCCGGTCTCGCCAATCGCCACGGCCGCATGGTGGCCGACGTCATCGCGGGTCGGGAGGAGTCGGCGCGCCCCGCCCTCGGCACCGGCATCGTGCAGATGTTCGGCCTCGCCGCCGCGAAGACCGGATGGAGCGAGAAGCAGCTCCGTGCCGGGGGCCGCGGGTTCTTCGCCGTACACGTGCATCCGGCGTCGCATGCCGGCTACTACCCGGGCGCGGAGACCCTGTCGATGAAGCTCCTCGCCGACCCCGCCACCGACCGCATCCTCGGGGCGCAGATCGTGGGTCGTGACGGCGTGGACAAGCGGATCGACGTCATCGCGACGGCGCTGCAGGCGGGCGTCACCGCCTCCGGTCTCGCGCACCTGGAGCTCGCGTACGCTCCGCAGTTCGGCTCCGCGAAGGATGCCGTGAACATCCTCGGCTATGTGGCCGAGAACACCCGCAACGGCACCACGCCGACTGTCCAGTGGCACGAGCTCGACGACGCCCTGCAGGCGGGATCGACCCTCATCGACGTCCGCTCCGTGGCCGAGCATACGAACGGCGCCATCCCCGGCGCCAGGAACATCCCGCTGGACGAGCTGCGCGACCGTCTCGACGAACTGCCGGACGGGCCCCTCGTGGTGCACTGCCAGGTCGGCCTGCGGGGGCACATCGCCACCCGGCTGCTGCGGCAGCACGGGCGCGAGGTGCGCAATCTCGACGGCGGTTACCGGACCTGGCAGGACGCGACCGCAGAGTGCTGA
- a CDS encoding LacI family DNA-binding transcriptional regulator: MASIDEVARLAGVSTATVSRALSGRGHVSESARERVQAAAASLGYVVSSRASSLASGRTRNIGVVVPFLDRWFFSTVLSGVSAALMRAGYDITLYNITADKDVRRHVFDTFLRRQRVDAVIAVSIELDDDETQQLLDLGLPVIAIGGPNPKLDTLTVDDVAVAQLATEHLLGLGHTEIAHIGANPEFDIDFHIPTNRRLGFERALAKAGVPLNPAFLEPADFTVEGGYRAAKQLLGRPGPRPTAVFAASDEMAIGALLAARDLGFAVPGDLSIVGIDGHELGEFFRLTTVDQFPLGQGERAADAVLAKLTDPDAVRPPAALPYELNVRGTTARLV, from the coding sequence ATGGCGAGCATCGACGAGGTCGCCCGGCTCGCCGGCGTCTCCACCGCGACGGTCTCCCGCGCGCTGAGCGGCCGCGGGCACGTGTCCGAGTCGGCGCGCGAGCGCGTGCAGGCGGCTGCCGCCTCCCTCGGGTACGTCGTGTCCTCCCGCGCCTCGAGTCTCGCGTCGGGGCGCACGCGCAACATCGGGGTCGTCGTGCCGTTCCTCGACCGCTGGTTCTTCAGCACCGTGCTGTCGGGGGTGTCCGCCGCGCTCATGCGCGCCGGCTACGACATCACGCTCTACAACATCACCGCCGACAAAGACGTGCGCCGGCACGTCTTCGACACGTTCCTGCGCCGCCAGCGCGTGGACGCCGTGATCGCCGTGTCCATCGAGCTGGACGACGACGAGACCCAGCAGCTCCTCGATCTCGGACTCCCCGTGATCGCGATCGGCGGCCCGAACCCGAAGCTCGACACCCTCACGGTCGACGACGTCGCCGTGGCCCAGCTCGCGACGGAGCACCTGCTCGGGCTCGGGCACACGGAGATCGCCCACATCGGCGCGAACCCCGAGTTCGACATCGACTTCCACATCCCCACGAACCGCCGGCTCGGCTTCGAGAGGGCGCTGGCGAAGGCCGGCGTCCCCCTGAACCCCGCGTTCCTGGAGCCGGCCGACTTCACGGTCGAGGGCGGCTACCGCGCCGCGAAGCAGCTCCTCGGGCGCCCGGGGCCTCGCCCCACCGCGGTGTTCGCCGCCTCGGACGAGATGGCGATCGGGGCGCTCCTCGCCGCCCGCGACCTCGGCTTCGCGGTGCCGGGCGACCTGTCCATCGTGGGCATCGACGGCCATGAGCTCGGCGAGTTCTTCCGCCTCACCACGGTCGACCAGTTCCCGCTCGGGCAGGGCGAGCGGGCGGCCGACGCAGTCCTCGCGAAGCTCACCGACCCCGATGCCGTGCGGCCGCCCGCCGCCCTGCCGTACGAGCTCAACGTCCGAGGCACGACCGCGCGACTCGTCTGA
- a CDS encoding glycoside hydrolase family 13 protein, with the protein MAQLEQIAAPGSEWWRSAVIYQIYPRSFADASGDGIGDLPGITSRLDALQELGVDAIWLSPFMTSPQRDAGYDVADYRDVDPLFGTLADFDAMLESAHARGIRVIVDLVPNHSSDQHPWFQEALKAAPGSPERARYIFRDGRGENGELPPNNWESVFGGGMWQRVTEADGTPGQWYLHIFDATQPDFDWNNEEVQEEFCSILRFWLDRGVDGFRVDVAHGMIKTEGLPDYTPPTDADSMGGGESNVPYWGQDGVHEIYRDWHKVLAEYDGDRALCGEAWMPTLKETALWVRPDEMHQTFNFPYLMTAWDAKALGDVIRESLDAFGAVGAPSTWVLSNHDVVRHATRLALTIDNPQGEGIGPNTPDKPDTAIGLARARAATTLMLALPGSAYLYQGEELGLPEAMEIPDEYRQDPTWFRTNGERYGRDGCRVPLPWEAEAPAFGFNDTGLSWLPQPADWAAYARDVEEVDPASTLALYKRLLAGRREFGFGTGSLVWEDAGPDAVAFRRGEVHVLANLGTAPLDLPEGAVVLLRSQPFDGPEVPVDTAVWYTKA; encoded by the coding sequence ATGGCACAGCTCGAACAGATCGCAGCCCCCGGTTCCGAGTGGTGGCGCAGCGCCGTCATCTACCAGATCTACCCCCGCTCCTTCGCGGACGCGTCGGGCGACGGCATCGGCGACCTGCCGGGCATCACGAGCCGCCTCGACGCGCTGCAGGAGCTCGGCGTCGACGCGATCTGGCTCAGCCCGTTCATGACGAGCCCGCAGCGCGACGCCGGCTACGACGTGGCCGACTACCGCGACGTCGACCCGCTGTTCGGCACGCTGGCCGACTTCGACGCGATGCTGGAATCCGCGCACGCCCGCGGCATCCGGGTGATCGTCGACCTCGTGCCCAACCACTCCTCCGACCAGCACCCCTGGTTCCAGGAGGCGCTCAAGGCGGCGCCGGGCAGCCCGGAGCGCGCGCGCTACATCTTCCGCGACGGCCGCGGCGAGAACGGCGAGCTGCCTCCGAACAACTGGGAGTCGGTGTTCGGCGGCGGCATGTGGCAGCGCGTGACGGAGGCCGACGGCACGCCCGGCCAGTGGTATCTGCACATCTTCGACGCGACGCAGCCGGACTTCGACTGGAACAACGAGGAGGTGCAGGAGGAGTTCTGCTCGATCCTGCGCTTCTGGCTCGACCGCGGCGTCGACGGCTTCCGTGTCGACGTGGCCCACGGCATGATCAAGACCGAGGGCCTGCCGGATTACACGCCGCCGACCGACGCCGACTCCATGGGCGGCGGCGAGTCGAACGTGCCGTACTGGGGCCAGGACGGCGTGCACGAGATCTACCGCGACTGGCACAAGGTGCTCGCCGAGTACGACGGCGACCGCGCCCTGTGCGGCGAGGCCTGGATGCCGACGCTGAAGGAGACCGCCCTCTGGGTGCGTCCGGACGAGATGCACCAGACCTTCAACTTCCCGTACCTGATGACGGCGTGGGACGCGAAGGCGCTCGGCGACGTGATCCGCGAGTCGCTGGACGCGTTCGGCGCGGTCGGCGCCCCGAGCACCTGGGTGCTGTCCAACCACGACGTCGTCCGGCACGCCACGCGCCTCGCCCTCACGATCGACAACCCGCAGGGCGAGGGCATCGGCCCGAACACCCCGGACAAGCCCGACACCGCCATCGGCCTCGCCCGCGCCCGCGCCGCCACCACGCTGATGCTCGCGCTGCCCGGCTCGGCCTACCTGTACCAGGGCGAGGAGCTCGGCCTGCCCGAGGCCATGGAGATCCCGGACGAGTACCGCCAGGATCCGACCTGGTTCCGCACGAACGGCGAGCGCTACGGCCGCGACGGCTGCCGCGTGCCGCTGCCGTGGGAGGCGGAGGCTCCCGCCTTCGGCTTCAACGACACCGGCCTCTCCTGGCTCCCGCAGCCCGCGGACTGGGCGGCCTACGCCCGGGACGTCGAGGAGGTCGACCCGGCGTCGACCCTCGCCCTGTACAAGCGCCTGCTCGCCGGCCGCCGCGAGTTCGGATTCGGCACCGGGTCGCTGGTGTGGGAGGACGCCGGTCCCGATGCCGTCGCCTTCCGCCGCGGCGAGGTGCACGTGCTGGCGAACCTCGGCACGGCTCCGCTCGACCTCCCGGAGGGCGCGGTCGTCCTGCTCCGCAGCCAGCCGTTCGACGGCCCCGAGGTCCCCGTCGACACCGCCGTCTGGTACACCAAGGCCTGA
- a CDS encoding SDR family oxidoreductase, producing the protein MSRDQYTFTNPVELYADIQPQKQHMREPGLDADLTPKADLGEESYRGTGRLTGRKALITGGDSGIGAATAIAFAREGADVAISYLPEEEEDASRIAGILREAGATVATIPGDLRDPEYCRTLVAEAVAALGGLDILVNNGGRQVFQESLTDVTDEQFDDTFKTNVYAMFWITKAALPHLPAGSTIINTTSIQAYSPSDILVDYASTKSTINAFTKGLAQQLAPKGIRVNAVAPGPIWTPLQPSDGQPQEKIAQFGQDTPLGRMGQPAELAPAYVFLASPESSYVLGETLNVNGGMPTP; encoded by the coding sequence ATGTCCCGCGACCAGTACACCTTCACCAACCCGGTCGAGCTCTACGCCGACATCCAGCCGCAGAAGCAGCACATGCGCGAACCCGGTCTCGACGCCGACCTCACTCCGAAGGCCGACCTCGGCGAGGAGTCGTACCGCGGCACCGGACGGCTGACCGGGCGCAAGGCACTCATCACCGGCGGCGACTCGGGCATCGGCGCGGCCACCGCGATCGCGTTCGCCCGCGAGGGCGCCGACGTCGCGATCTCCTACCTGCCGGAAGAGGAGGAGGACGCGAGCCGCATCGCCGGCATCCTCCGCGAGGCGGGAGCCACCGTCGCCACGATCCCCGGCGACCTGCGCGACCCGGAGTACTGCCGCACCCTGGTGGCCGAGGCCGTCGCGGCGCTGGGCGGACTCGACATCCTCGTCAACAACGGCGGCAGGCAGGTCTTCCAGGAGTCCCTCACCGATGTGACGGACGAGCAGTTCGACGACACGTTCAAGACCAACGTGTACGCGATGTTCTGGATCACCAAGGCCGCCCTGCCGCACCTCCCCGCGGGGTCGACGATCATCAACACGACCTCGATCCAGGCCTACTCGCCGTCGGACATCCTCGTCGACTACGCCTCGACGAAGTCGACGATCAACGCGTTCACGAAGGGCCTCGCCCAGCAGCTCGCGCCCAAGGGCATCCGCGTGAACGCCGTGGCTCCGGGACCGATCTGGACCCCGCTGCAGCCGAGCGACGGGCAGCCGCAGGAGAAGATCGCGCAGTTCGGCCAGGACACTCCGCTCGGCCGGATGGGTCAGCCCGCCGAGCTCGCTCCCGCCTACGTCTTCCTCGCCTCCCCGGAGTCGAGCTACGTGCTCGGCGAGACCCTGAACGTCAACGGCGGCATGCCCACGCCCTGA
- the purQ gene encoding phosphoribosylformylglycinamidine synthase subunit PurQ has protein sequence MTVRIGVVTFPGSLDDVDAQRAVRIAGAEPVALWHGSHDLEGVDALVLPGGFSYGDYLRAGAIAALSPIMSEVKDAAAKGMPVLGICNGFQMLVEAHLLPGGLIRNNHQHFVRRDQKLTVENADTAWTNAFRTGQEIVIPLKNADGGYIADEQTLDRIEGEGLVAFRYAGVNPNGSLRDIAGLTNEAGNVVGLMPHPEHATEPGFGPDTAVAMRSGVDGLDFFTSAIAAVARVAA, from the coding sequence GTGACCGTCCGCATCGGCGTCGTCACCTTCCCCGGCTCGCTGGACGACGTCGACGCGCAGCGCGCCGTCCGCATCGCCGGAGCCGAGCCGGTCGCCCTGTGGCACGGCTCGCACGACCTCGAGGGCGTCGACGCCCTCGTCCTCCCCGGCGGGTTCAGCTACGGCGACTATCTCCGCGCCGGAGCCATCGCCGCCCTCTCGCCCATCATGAGCGAGGTCAAGGACGCCGCCGCGAAGGGCATGCCCGTCCTCGGCATCTGCAACGGCTTCCAGATGCTCGTCGAGGCGCACCTGCTGCCCGGCGGCCTGATCCGCAACAACCACCAGCACTTCGTGCGCCGCGACCAGAAGCTCACGGTCGAGAACGCCGACACCGCCTGGACCAACGCCTTCCGCACCGGCCAGGAGATCGTCATCCCGCTGAAGAACGCGGACGGCGGCTACATCGCCGACGAGCAGACGCTCGACCGCATCGAGGGCGAGGGTCTCGTGGCGTTCCGCTACGCCGGCGTGAACCCGAACGGCTCGCTGCGCGACATCGCGGGGCTGACGAATGAGGCCGGCAATGTCGTGGGCCTGATGCCGCACCCCGAGCACGCCACAGAGCCCGGTTTCGGTCCGGACACCGCGGTCGCGATGCGCAGCGGCGTGGACGGCCTCGACTTCTTCACGAGCGCGATCGCCGCCGTCGCCCGCGTCGCCGCCTGA
- the purS gene encoding phosphoribosylformylglycinamidine synthase subunit PurS → MPTIVVDVMPKPELLDPQGKAVSGAFARLGVEGFTDVRIGKRFELTVEGEVTDEVLAEARRIADEVLSNAVIEDVVGVEVAE, encoded by the coding sequence ATGCCCACCATCGTCGTCGACGTCATGCCCAAGCCCGAACTGCTCGACCCGCAGGGGAAGGCCGTCTCCGGCGCCTTCGCCCGCCTGGGCGTCGAGGGCTTCACCGACGTCCGCATCGGCAAGCGCTTCGAGCTCACCGTCGAGGGCGAGGTCACCGACGAGGTCCTCGCCGAGGCCCGCCGTATCGCCGACGAGGTGCTCTCGAACGCCGTGATCGAAGACGTCGTGGGCGTCGAGGTGGCGGAGTGA
- a CDS encoding adenine phosphoribosyltransferase, with product MPEATLSPALARAESLIRSIPDYPEPGIIFRDITPLLADAEALRVTTEAIIEPFAGQFDVVAGIEARGFILAGAAAIAAGVGLIPIRKAGKLPRPAASVDYALEYGTATIEMHDDLPAGSRVLLIDDVLATGGTLAAGRQLVERLGSHVAGISVLFEIDGLGGRDTIGDLHTVFHS from the coding sequence GTGCCCGAAGCCACCCTCTCCCCTGCCCTCGCCCGCGCCGAGTCCCTGATCCGCAGCATCCCGGACTATCCGGAGCCCGGCATCATCTTCCGCGACATCACGCCGCTCCTCGCCGACGCCGAGGCCCTCCGCGTGACGACCGAGGCGATCATCGAGCCCTTCGCGGGGCAGTTCGACGTGGTGGCCGGCATCGAGGCGCGGGGCTTCATCCTCGCCGGGGCCGCCGCCATCGCCGCGGGGGTCGGGCTGATCCCGATCCGCAAGGCCGGCAAGCTCCCCCGCCCCGCCGCCTCCGTCGACTACGCCCTCGAATACGGCACGGCGACCATCGAGATGCACGACGACCTCCCCGCCGGATCCCGCGTCCTCCTCATCGACGACGTGCTCGCCACCGGAGGGACGCTGGCCGCCGGTCGGCAGCTCGTGGAGCGTCTCGGCAGCCACGTCGCCGGCATCTCGGTGCTCTTCGAGATCGACGGCCTCGGCGGCCGCGACACGATCGGCGACCTCCACACCGTCTTCCACTCCTGA
- a CDS encoding ABC transporter substrate-binding protein: MNSRARTRILATAAAASVSALALAGCSGSTGGDGDTGGSADEKVTLTVTTFGTFGYDDLYKEYEKAHPNVTIEATNIDTGGNARTDAFTKIAAGSGLSDIVAIEEGWLGAIMDVSDTFVDLRDYGIEDRKDDWVDWKYGQATDAEGRVIGYGTDIGPSGICYNGAAFEAAGLPSDRESVAELLNGDWENYFQVGADYTAKTGKAWYDHSGFVWNAMVNQLDEGYYTADGELNVEGNDELQERFELLGAATEGGQSAAQTAWDWNGGKSFVDGTFATFVCPGWMLGVVQGQVEAGGGDASTGWDFADVFPGGAANWGGAFLSIPESSEHKEAAAELADWLTQPEQQVKQSAAAGNFPSTIKAQESLAEEATPNKFFNDAPTGAILAERAKGVVAQFKGADDSVIQENVFGPALSALDRGETDTQGAWDQAIGLLNDLVG; this comes from the coding sequence GTGAACTCACGTGCCCGCACCCGGATCCTGGCGACAGCCGCCGCGGCATCCGTCTCCGCTCTCGCCCTGGCCGGCTGCTCCGGCAGCACCGGCGGCGACGGCGACACCGGCGGCAGCGCCGACGAGAAGGTCACACTGACCGTCACCACCTTCGGCACCTTCGGCTACGACGACCTCTACAAGGAGTACGAGAAGGCGCACCCGAACGTGACGATCGAGGCGACCAACATCGACACCGGTGGCAACGCCCGTACCGACGCCTTCACCAAGATCGCCGCCGGCTCCGGCCTCAGCGACATCGTCGCGATCGAGGAGGGCTGGCTCGGCGCCATCATGGACGTCTCGGACACCTTCGTCGACCTGCGCGACTACGGCATCGAGGACCGCAAGGACGACTGGGTCGACTGGAAGTACGGCCAGGCGACCGACGCCGAGGGCCGCGTCATCGGCTACGGCACAGACATCGGCCCGAGCGGCATCTGCTACAACGGCGCCGCGTTCGAGGCCGCCGGCCTGCCCAGCGACCGCGAGTCGGTCGCCGAGCTGCTCAACGGCGACTGGGAGAACTACTTCCAGGTCGGCGCCGACTACACGGCCAAGACCGGCAAGGCCTGGTACGACCACTCCGGCTTCGTCTGGAACGCCATGGTGAACCAGCTCGACGAGGGCTACTACACCGCCGACGGCGAGCTCAACGTCGAGGGCAACGACGAGCTCCAGGAGCGCTTCGAGCTCCTCGGCGCCGCGACCGAGGGCGGCCAGTCCGCGGCACAGACCGCATGGGACTGGAACGGCGGCAAGTCGTTCGTCGACGGCACCTTCGCCACCTTCGTCTGCCCGGGCTGGATGCTCGGCGTCGTGCAGGGACAGGTGGAGGCCGGCGGCGGCGACGCGTCGACCGGCTGGGACTTCGCCGATGTGTTCCCCGGCGGCGCGGCCAACTGGGGCGGCGCGTTCCTCTCGATCCCGGAGTCGTCGGAGCACAAGGAGGCCGCGGCCGAGCTCGCCGACTGGCTGACGCAGCCCGAGCAGCAGGTGAAGCAGTCCGCCGCCGCGGGCAACTTCCCCTCGACCATCAAGGCGCAGGAGTCCCTCGCCGAGGAGGCCACGCCCAACAAGTTCTTCAACGACGCGCCGACCGGTGCCATCCTCGCCGAACGTGCCAAGGGCGTCGTCGCGCAGTTCAAGGGCGCCGATGACTCGGTGATCCAGGAGAACGTCTTCGGCCCGGCGCTCAGCGCGCTCGACCGCGGCGAGACCGACACGCAGGGCGCCTGGGACCAGGCGATCGGCCTCCTGAACGACCTCGTCGGCTGA
- a CDS encoding carbohydrate ABC transporter permease, which produces MTLTAPPAEPQAAAPAAADAPPRRSWRTRVSRFDHRASPYFYISPFFLLFGLIGLFPLLYTVWVAVHEWDLLKGEGPFVGFGNFAAILGDGMFWNSIRNTLSIFLLSAIPQLAVALVIAYLLDRGLRTPTFWRMSVLIPFVVTPVAVAIIFSSIFNEADGLANNLLNLVGIADQQWKHDTVLSHIAIAVMVNFRWTGYNALILLAAMQAVPRDLYESAALDGAGAVRRFFAITIPTIRPTLIFVIITATIGGLQIFAEPRLFDVSTAGGIGGSDRQFQTTVLFLWELAFFRRNLGEASAVAILLFLLIVAIGLINFLISRRIATGDAPKNRAARRRIRPTGKEEAR; this is translated from the coding sequence ATGACCCTCACCGCCCCGCCGGCGGAGCCGCAGGCCGCCGCCCCCGCCGCGGCGGACGCTCCGCCGCGACGCTCCTGGCGCACCCGCGTCTCCCGTTTCGACCATCGCGCCTCGCCGTACTTCTACATCTCCCCGTTCTTCCTCCTTTTCGGGCTCATCGGCCTCTTCCCGCTGCTGTACACGGTGTGGGTCGCGGTCCACGAGTGGGACCTGCTGAAGGGCGAGGGGCCGTTCGTCGGCTTCGGCAACTTCGCGGCGATCCTCGGCGACGGCATGTTCTGGAACTCCATCCGGAACACGCTGAGCATCTTCCTGCTCTCCGCCATCCCGCAACTCGCCGTCGCCCTGGTGATCGCGTACCTGCTGGACCGCGGACTGCGGACGCCGACGTTCTGGCGGATGAGCGTCCTCATCCCGTTCGTGGTCACCCCGGTCGCCGTGGCGATCATCTTCTCCAGCATCTTCAACGAGGCGGACGGTCTGGCCAACAACCTCCTCAACCTCGTCGGCATCGCCGATCAGCAGTGGAAGCACGACACGGTCCTGTCGCACATCGCGATCGCCGTGATGGTGAACTTCCGCTGGACCGGCTACAACGCCCTCATCCTCCTCGCCGCGATGCAGGCCGTGCCGCGCGACCTCTACGAATCGGCCGCACTCGACGGTGCCGGGGCGGTGCGGCGGTTCTTCGCCATCACGATCCCCACCATCCGTCCCACGCTGATCTTCGTCATCATCACGGCGACCATCGGCGGCCTGCAGATCTTCGCCGAGCCGCGGCTGTTCGACGTCTCCACCGCGGGCGGCATCGGCGGCAGCGACCGGCAGTTCCAGACCACCGTGCTGTTCCTCTGGGAGCTGGCGTTCTTCCGCCGCAACCTCGGTGAGGCCTCGGCCGTCGCGATCCTGCTCTTCCTGCTGATCGTCGCGATCGGCCTCATCAACTTCCTGATCTCCCGGCGCATCGCCACCGGAGACGCCCCGAAGAACCGCGCGGCCCGACGCCGCATCCGCCCGACCGGGAAGGAGGAGGCGCGATGA